A genomic window from Aythya fuligula isolate bAytFul2 chromosome 15, bAytFul2.pri, whole genome shotgun sequence includes:
- the SSTR5 gene encoding somatostatin receptor type 5 translates to MDPLYFPNTLSMDGSSSELNSSLLTNVTENGTLSEQPPFKYIHKVLIPIFYILVCAVGLSGNTLVIYVVLRYAKMKTVTNIYILNLAIADVLFMLGLPFLATQNAISYWPFGSFLCRLVMTVDGINQFTSIFCLTVMSMDRYLAVVHPIKSTKWRRPRVAKLISMTVWTFSFLVVLPVFIFSDVQEDFHTCNMNWPEPVNIWSAAFIIYTSVLGFFGPLLVICLCYLLIVIKVKSSGIRVGSTRRRRSERKVTRMVVIIVVVFVFCWLPFYMMNIVNLIFILPEDPVLVGVYFFVVVLSYANSCANPILYGFLSDNFKQSFQKVLCLRKGNGVEDGDPIEHRQENSSRLQESMLTQRNIEFNGHMQTSKV, encoded by the coding sequence ATGGATCCTTTATACTTTCCCAACACATTGAGTATGGACGGTAGTTCCAGTGAGCTGAATTCCTCACTGCTGACAAATGTGACAGAGAATGGGACACTCTCAGAGCAGCCTCCATTCAAATACATCCACAAAGTCCTGATTCCCATCTTCTACATCCTTGTATGCGCAGTCGGACTCAGTGGCAACACATTGGTCATTTACGTGGTTTTGCGCTATGCCAAGATGAAAACCGTCACCAACATTTACATCTTGAATTTGGCCATTGCTGACGTCCTCTTCATGCTGGGCCTGCCCTTCCTGGCCACCCAGAATGCCATCTCCTACTGGCCCTTTGGCTCCTTCCTCTGCAGGCTGGTTATGACTGTAGATGGTATTAACCAGTTCActagtattttttgtttgactGTGATGAGCATGGACCGCTACCTGGCAGTAGTTCATCCCATTAAATCAACCAAGTGGAGACGTCCCAGGGTGGCCAAGCTTATCAGTATGACTGTCTGGACATTCTCGTTCCTGGTGGTGCTTCCAGTCTTCATCTTTTCAGATGTGCAGGAAGACTTTCACACCTGCAACATGAACTGGCCAGAGCCTGTCAACATCTGGTCGGCAGCATTCATCATTTACACGTCGGTCCTAGGGTTTTTTGGTCCTTTGTTGGTGATCTGTCTGTGCTACTTGCTGATTGTGATTAAAGTCAAATCTTCAGGGATCCGAGTTGGGTCTACAAGGCGCAGGAGATCAGAGAGGAAGGTGACCAGGATGGTGGTGATCATCGTGGTCGTCTTTGTGTTTTGCTGGCTCCCATTTTACATGATGAACATTGTCAATTTGATATTTATACTGCCAGAAGACCCTGTGCTGGTAGGGGTGTACTTCTTCGTGGTGGTCCTGTCCTATGCAAACAGCTGTGCCAACCCCATTCTTTATGGATTTCTTTCTGACAACTTCAAGCAGAGTTTTCAGAAAGTCCTTTGCCTCCGAAAGGGCAATGGTGTAGAGGATGGTGACCCCATTGAACACAGGCAAGAGAACAGCAGTCGCCTGCAGGAATCCATGTTAACCCAGAGAAATATTGAATTCAATGGACATATGCAGACTAGCAAGGTGTAA
- the C1QTNF8 gene encoding complement C1q tumor necrosis factor-related protein 8: MQMGPAFIVPFLKARISRYYHPYLFQELKLLAQLKMSAVFLLLLVATSSIGAVLEKGLPRREARRLSCVRCCGPSEQPVSIISSRYTRMSSDPAFSVPKVQPTIDITILKGEKGEMGEKGYPGAVGKEGERGLRGFNGRKGQKGQPGPQGHSCKQLYAAFSVGRRKPLHSSDYFQQVIFDTEFVNLYKHFNMFSGKFFCYVPGIYYFSLNVHTWNFKETYLHLMKNEKEVAILYAQPSDRSIMQSQSLMLDLQEGEEVWVRMFKRERENAIYSEESDVYIIFNGHLIKPAVE; the protein is encoded by the exons CTGGCTCAGCTGAAGATGAGTGCTGTGTttctcctgctcctggtggccaccagcagcatcggtgctgtgctggagaagGGCCTGCCGCGACGGGAAGCGCGGCGCCTCTCGTGCGTGCGGTGCTGTGGGCCTTCCGAGCAGCCCGTCTCCATCATCTCCTCACGGTACACGAGGATGAGCAGTGACCCTGCTTTTTCGGTACCCAAAGTCCAGCCCACCATCGATATCACCATCCTCAAAG GTGAGAAGGGtgaaatgggagaaaaaggGTACCCTGGAGCAgttgggaaggaaggagaaagggggctACGTGGCTTTAATGGACGGAAGGGCCAGAAAGGCCAGCCTGGCCCGCAGGGCCATTCCTGCAAGCAGCTCTACGCTGCTTTCTCAGTGGGTCGGAGAAAGCCCCTTCATAGCTCAGACTACTTCCAGCAAGTCATTTTTGACACTGAGTTTGTGAACCTCTACAAGCACTTCAACATGTTCTCGGGGAAGTTCTTCTGCTACGTGCCAGGGATCTACTACTTCAGCCTCAATGTCCACACCTGGAACTTCAAGGAGACCTACCTGCACCTGATGAAGAATGAGAAGGAGGTGGCCATCCTCTACGCCCAGCCAAGTGACCGTAGCATCATGCAGAGCCAGAGCCTGATGCTGGAcctgcaggaaggagaggaggtCTGGGTGCGGATGTTCAAGCGGGAGCGAGAAAACGCCATCTACAGCGAGGAGTCTGATGTTTACATCATCTTCAATGGCCATTTAATCAAGCCAGCTGTAGAGTAG